The segment ttgatatatatatatatatatgccataaAAATCTCACGTCTCCTTAAATGACCACATCAATCACACATTGTACATTTTTACAATATTTGTTTGTTTTGTATTGGAAAAAACTCATTTATAATAAAAAGAATAGTAATCAACAAAAAGGTTGTATATAGAGAATAATTAACAACAACAATATAAGTAATAACCTCAAGTACACATATATATGCCATAAAAATCTCACATCTCCTTAAACGACCACATCAATCACACATTGTACATTTTTACAATATTTGTTTGTTTTGTATTGGAAAAAACTCATTTATAATAAAAAGAATAGTAATCAACAAAAAGGTTGTATATAGAGAATAATTAACAACAACAATATAAGTAATAACCTCAAGTACACTAAAGTAACAACTGATAATGACAGCACTTTACAAACATAGAatgaacaaagaaactttgaacAAAATCATGAAAACCAGAAAGTAAAATCTGCAACAACAGTCCTGTAAAGACGCGCAGAACACATACTGTCATCCTGCTAGTACCCAATAACCCAATCTTAAAAGAAACCCTAAAACTAAGAAAGCTGATACATGAATCATATTTTGAACGGTTATGTAAAGACATGCAGAACCCATACTGTCATCTTCCTAATAACCAATAACCCAATCTTAAAATAAACCGTAAAACTAAGAAAGCTGATACACAAATCATATTCTGGATTTGACTGCTCTTTAGAATTGTCTAGAACACCGAATATCACCTTCATGGAGCTGTGATGTATGCCTTTTATCACCATTGATCTAGAGCATCGAAGGCATCATTTAACCCTTAACAGATTTGGCAATTCGAGTAATGTCCTGAATAAACTTGTTCAAGTTGCGGAAGGAAGACCACCTGGGCTAACCGCTTTAACTGTTACCTCCTTCAATTTAAACACCCTTTACCTAGCCTCTTCACATTCCATAATCCTCCTCACCCCATTCTCAACCTCTTCTCTCGAAACCAACCTATACTCGTCAACATCCACACCCTTAAAGTCCATCCCAGTCTTCCACACATCGTTGACAAATCTGCAATTGAGAAACTGATCCGCAAAATATGGCCATCCCAGCATAGGAATTCTGAAGCCGATATTCTCTATCACGGAGTTCCATCCGCTATGCGTAAGAAACGCTCCAACGGAAGCGTGGGACAACACCTTCACCTGCGGCGCCCATCCCACAATCAGCCCTCTATCTCCTATCCGTTCTAAAAATCCATGTGGCAAAACGACAGGCTTCCCTTGTGCAATATCCATTCGCAAGACCCACAGAAAAGGCTGCTGGCTGCTCTCCAACCCCAGAGCAATCTCTTCCTGCTGTTGGTTCGATTTGAGGGAGGTTCTCCCAAAAGAAACATATATCACAGAACCCACCTGCTGCGCGTCCAGCCATCCCAGACACCTCTCGTCCTCTGCATTAATACAACTTCAAATAATGGGATCAAATGGTATAAAGTGAAAATGTTTGTGAAATTAACTTATCAAAAATTATATGAAAACTGGTCCTTAAGTTGAAATTTGATGTGAAAAGATAAAAAAGTGTCGAAAATGTGTATACATTATTTAAAATCAGAGGTGCCAAAAAAATGTTACAAATGTAACAAAAGCCTAATAGCATTCACTTTAAAAACACATAGAAAGGGATTTTTATTATCAATGCACAAAAAACATTGGTTATGATTTCAAGGGGATTATTGAGTCTTATTAGATGTAATACTTATAGAAAGAAAGTTAATTGGAGCAAAATTAGATTTGAAGCAACAATGTAAGAGAAGAAAAATTGGGTATGAATTTGAAGGGAATTTTTGAGTTTTACCTAATGAAATGAATGGATAAAGAAGccaattataacaatatcatcattgaaggtgattctaaaaACATCATAATGATGCTAAAAACAGAAGCATATGACAACTAATAACAAGACTACATATCAAGaaactatattatatattattcttCTTCTCATTGTTGACATCAAAAGACACTTTAAAAGTGTTGTAGACATGTGAAATGTATATAAGACTGCAAGATAAATGACACCTTAATGCCAACAAATCAAACTAGCAAACTTGTGAACACCCAAAATTGACCACTTAGTAATATAGTAGATAACACCACACTATATACCAATATCAACCATATTTCTACATTTTACCTCACTATTTTTTTCATTTATCCAAAGTAAATTGATAATTCTATAATTTTTTATCCATATTAGATAAATAAATATAGATGTGATTAGTCACATGATCACCTACACTCCTCTAATAAAGACATCTTAGTCAATCTTCACCATTGATTTACAGTCAACTTGGTTATTCAATTGTTATCTTTCTCTTGAAATTAGGAAAAACTTAGTAAAGTGTAAGGAATGCAActctaaattatatatatgtttCTTAATAGATTTTGTTCCCTTCAAAATATGACAATATGGACTCCTAGCCCCGGACAAGGGAACAAACTATTAACAATAGTTGGAGAAGTTATGTTTTCTTTgcaactttcctctgaattttagaggtataGCTCCCTTCTATGATGTAAATTTGAGTTTTTTCAagtatgcttttaaccaaaaagtaggAAGAGGCGATAATTTTAACCAAAAAGTTCTAAAGGAAAAGTAATTAACTACACAGATAATGAAAGAATTTCCTTAGACAACTATCAATTAACCACTGTCATACAATACTCATGCAAAGATGAACATTATACAACAATGAACAGTAGAGGGAAACAAGTCTTTAAATAATTCATCAGACAAAAACTCGAATAGAGAGCATCCACATAAAAAGAATGCAAAACTTATCTACCATAGCACAAAGTCTAATCATATTAGATTAATTGTTCAAAAGTTTTCATACTCAAAATTAAACAACATATTCGACTTGTCTTTCAGAAAACAACACAAAGTcttcttttctaatttttttccCCCTTCTCTCTATTTCCTATTTCCTTTTATATCTAAAAACCCCTATTGCCATTTCCAAGAAATAGTTCCTTCTAGAGTAACGGTCTTGAAACTAACCATTCTAAACATGGGTTTAGGTAAAACAAAAATTACCAAAAAGTCACATTATTAACACCAAAATCCCATACTATAAACAACCTCCAACTTTATACTTCTTCATCAGGCACCGGGTTCTAGCGAGCAATTTGATTATCAATCATCTCAGATTTTGTTTATTCTTCGATAAGTACCCAGAGGACTGTTGAAAATTCATCCTTATCCATTATGAGTTCTCAAGAGAGGTCGGTTAAGTCGAAGAGGATGTCATATTGCATGTGCCCAACATCTGGTtgtattatcaaaacctttcctctAAGCACCATCTTTTCTATTATTTGAAAAACTAATCACCAAGATTTCCTCTAGCGATTATTTCTTCTTGCAAACACTCTTCGTGATTCTTGGCTTGTTCGACAATTTTTCTTAATAAAGTGGCAAATTTTCTATATTCAAGAAATTGGGTTTGCTATATCCATTCAAGAGCATGCAACCCTTGGATGAtatttcctttttctctttccaTCCAATTCAAATTAGGATTAATGACTGACAACTAGTTATTGTGAGGCAAAACCATTTTGGTAAAGCAAACTCATGATGGCATGCATTACTTGATCAGTTTCTAAAGGTGGTGCATTAAATTTTGCCTACAAAAAGAGAGAATATCAAATATTGTAACTCGTGTCACCACCTTTTTGTGCTTTTAACCGTTTAATCTGTCATTAATGATCATACTTGCAAATTTCCTTTTGATTCATTTCTCAGAAATTGTGCATCGCATAGTTGCAGGTTGGCTTGGAAACTGACATAAAGAAAACTAAAAGCTTCTAATACTCTGACATCGACCTATAAGAGAGTATCGGGTATTGGGAAGAAGCAAGAAGTGGAAGCCACAAGGTCTACTGGTTGTTGCCTGATAAACATCGACTCTTCCTTTGGGATCGCAACATTGGGTGGAAATGGAACTTGAGAAAACTGAAGCGTTGTTTCGATATGGCGGGGTTTTCCCGATAGGGCATGAGtgatagaaagaaaagaaaaaactacCTATTAATACGGACATGAATACAAGTCTCATGATCACTAGTGTCTCTGACCACCACTAACCCAATGGTCATCCACAAACCAATACATGAAAACATGGTTCGTAAGCTTTTCCGTCCAACCACGTAGCTTTTCGCTTCCTAGGAATTCTTCCTATCCAAAGAATACTTGATCCTACATGTGAGAAACCTAGCAACCTAGAAATGAAAGACATAATGGAATCAAGTGGAACCTGATATATCTACGTGcatttcttgaatgaatatgttATGCCCTACTATTAGGATATGGCAGAAagagtaaaataataaaataacataagataatttttcaatGATCTCTtccaattttattgtattattaatgTTCAATTTGTGCATGCAAAAAATTTGACATATGAAATAAAACCACTCTAATGCATATTACTCATATATTTTCATACATATGCACATCTCAACCATTCAAATCTTCAATTAATAATCTATATACTCAACAAATCcttcatcaaatcatctcataagcTTGAGACACATTATAACATAATTTTCCCATCAACCGACAACAATCTATTAaaaacttgatagatatgtgctccaAAAATCTCACATCTCCTTAACCAACCATATCAATCGCACATAGTACATTTTTACACTCTTTGTTTTTTTCTTGAACAAAACTCATTTATAATAAAAAGAATggtaatccaaaaaaaaaaaaaagtgttgcaTAGAGAGAACAATCAACAGCAACAATACAAGTAATAACCTCAAGGAAACTGAAATAACAGCTGATAATGATAGCACTTTACAAACATAGAATGAACAAAGAAActatgaataaaatcatgaaaaccAGAAAGTAAAATCTTCAACAACAGTCCTGTAAAAGACATGCAGAACACATACTATCATCCTGCTAGTACCCAATAACCCAatcttgaaagaaaccctaaaactaAGAAAGTTGATACGCAAATCATATTCTGAATTTGACTGGTCTTTAGAATTGCCCAGAACACCCAATATCACCTTCATGGAGCTGTTTGGTGTGCGCCTTTTATCGTCATTGATCTAGAGCATCGACGGCATCATTTAACCCTTAACAGATTTGGCAATTCGAGTAATGTCCTGAATAAACTTGTTCAAGTTGAGAAAGGAAGAACCATCTGGGCTAACTGCTTTAACTGTTACCTCCTTCAATTTCAACACCCTTTGCCTAGCCTCCTCACATTCCATAATCCTCCTCACCCCATTCTCAACCTCTTCTCTCGAAACCAACCTATGTTCGTCAACATCCACACCCTGAAAGTCCATCCCAATCTTCCACACATTTTTGACAAATCTGCAATTGACAAACTGATCTGCAAAATATGGCCATCCCAGCATAGGAATTCCGAAGCTGATACTCTCTATCACGGAGTTCCATCCGCCGTGGGTAAGAAATGCTCCAATGGAAGGGTGGGATAGCACCTTCACCTGCGGCGCCCATCCCACAATCAGCCCTCTATCTCCTATCCGTTCTAAAAACCCATGCGGCAAAACTACAGGCTTCCCTTGTGCAATATCCTTTCGCAAGACCCACAGAAAAGGCTTCTGGCTGCTCTCCAAGCCCAGAGCAATTTCTTCCAGCTGTTGGTTCGATTTGAGGGAGGTGCTCCCAAAAGATACATATATCACTGAACCCACCTGCTGCGCATCCAGCCATCCCACACACCTCTTGTCCTCTGCAAACATACTGCCCGACTGTACGACATCTCTGTGAGCCAAAAAATCTGGCAGAAAGAGAGGACCCACAGCCACAGCAGGACAGCCGTTTATAGACAGTGCTTCTACTGCTTCCCTCCCTTCCAAATCCTCCACCGTGTTCACCAGCACGTAATCTCCTTTGTTTTGCAATTTACTGTGATAGACAAGACTTTTGACTAAATTATCGACGCGGTAGAAGGAGATGAGATCGGTCGGCAATAGAGGTGGGAGATTACCGGGCAAACAAGTGATCACATTTTCCGGCCTCTTCGCTTCTCCCACTGAAATCACACACCATAAGAAGTTTATAACAAAACCAACAATTGAAATTGAGGGGTGATTAGAAAGATACATATTCTTACATTTCACAGGGATATATCCCCGGGAGAGAAGCAACTCGGCTTTAAACTGCGTAATAGATGCAGCCGCGCAAAAAGTCCAGAAAACAACTCTGGGTACTCGGAGATTGACGGCTACCTGGTGCGTGCAATGCACGAAGCTTTCAGTGATAATACATGTGATGGGAGGGACGTTCTCTGAGAGGCTAGCAACGAGATGCTGCTCCAAAACAGCAGAATCGAAGCGGCCTTCGTCCTCTTTCGCAAAACCATCCGGGAGGATCAAAAACCGAAACCAGTCGGGCGCTTTGTGATTAGCATGATGTCCCCGAGCATCTAACATGCGCCGGTGGCTCCCTTCCGTATCAACGAAGGTAATGAAAAATCCCCTTGCAGAGAGTAAGTGCGCCAAATGGATGAAAGGATTGATACATCCTTGAAATGCAGGGTATGGCACCATGACTGCGTGCAGCGACTTGGCCATAACTTGTGCTGAATGGGGATGAGAGGAGGAGTTGAGCGTACCTTCTTATATCACAAATTACCCATGGTAAACAGAGAGGTGTTATGCTGCGCTGTAATTAAAATTTGGTTTAAAAATAAGTGTATCATAAAAAAATCTGATTCCACTTCCACCAGTATAACTTATTTGAAAGTAGCCACTGTCAACAATAAGTTTAACTATCCACTACAGCCTTTATCATTTTAAATTATTTGAAAGTAGCTCCACTATCAATCGTGGAGCCATATAATTCTATTAAAAAAACAGAGAGAAATGGGTATCTACCGGATATAATCTAGGCTTAGATTTTAGGATGATTCAAAACGAATCGTACAATCTGTGAACTAATTTTATTTGCATATCCGGTTTCAGCTTGTGCTTATGGCTTCATCTCCTTGGATTCAAGGTAGGAACGATACATTCTAAAAGTTCACTATATTTTTTAAGTTGGTGTGGAGCTTTAATTTTTTTCATGTTATATTAAACAAATATCATATAGGGGAGGGCTTAAATTACACACAAAGCTTGCATttttaggtttaaaagtgttaaacacttagagttgactgacattttcttggcttaatatgttgcttaatgtgtgtggtcacactaagaatacatttctaggtttaaaagtgttagacactcagagttgactaatattttctagacttaatatgtttctTAGCATGTGTTGTTTAAGGCTTACCATCATATAGCTCTTAGTATTTGTTTTTAGTGTATTTAAATCATATatgagaaaatttgaaaaaaaaatttgtataTATTATTATCTTTTTGGATAGACTTTGTCAATTAGAATGAAATATATGCATTTAAGTAGATATGTAGTTTTAGAAATGGCTCCATGTGGCTATAAGGGAAATTTCTTGTTAGTGTACTTCATATTCCGCCTAGACATCCACATAGGCTTTTAAGCCTAGTTAGGTGACTTGACACCTACACTCATGAGGTGTTCAATTAGTTATAGGTTTGTGAGTGGTGTCAAATGGGCTTCAACACATCACCCTATTTCCTTGGGTTGTTTTAGCCACCACTCATAGTTGAAGGAGTCTATCCCTCCTTTGGTGGAGGCACTCTCACCTATTTGTACACATCTTCTTTCTAAATTCATTGGTCGATTTTGTACAATCTTGTGCTTATTTTTAATCTCTTATTCCTGGATTAATATTTTTCCTTTACACTAAGGACTCTTATGGTTGACCCATGAGTTGACACATGTCTATCATTAAGGATTGGTAGGTAAAGTTAACTCTTTAGTTTTCAGTATTAACTTTTTATTCAGTCCAACATGTCCAAAAATAGGATATTTTTGAACGGGGTATGGACATCTACTAAAGCATAATATAATGGGGATTTTACTTAAATGTAGTTGCAAGAACCTTGGTCTTTATGCAACATGTGAAGCGTAGAAAAGATAAATGAATATATAAAGTTTTTGCTTGATTGTTAATAGGGCTTTATGTGTTGGAATGTTATTCACAAATAATTAAAATAGCCACAATGACCAATACTATGTTTGTGCATCCTTACATTTGAGTGTCATGTATTGATTGTTCATCATAATCATCACAATGATTTCTCTAATGACAATGATCACTCATGTCTAGTATAACCCTACTTTTTGCTCAAGCTAGCCATTAATGCCAATAATGTCAAGACTATCAAATGATCAAGACTATTTCAATCAACTTGCATCATTATAGTTATTATATTTAACTTAAAAATAACTTATAAAAAAGTTGATTTATATTTTTTAAGTTCACAGTTATGAtaaagaatttaattttttttgagaaagttgtttGTGGATTTTAATTTAATGCATAAAAACCAAagcaattgatatattttttaaGAATATATGTAAAGTGGatcttcaataaataaaataaaaccaagtttaaataattctaacataaaataaaataattcttaagtaAATAAGCTAActacaaaataattcttaaatccCTTTATTAATTAAAGCAAATTTGCATTATTACGAAGTTCCAACCAAATGTTGGCAAGACAATGTTGATCTCTGATATGTAGAAAATGGAAAACCACACATGTCAGATTGAATTGGAATAGGTATgtcaatttcaaaaaatttcttttgGATTTGACTATTTATAATTTTTGTCGCCAACGTTTTTCTTCTCTAGCTATCTACCTTGATAATGGATAATAGAGTTTGAGCTGAAATGTTGGCAACAAAAATCATACATAGTCAAATGTAGAAACAAATTATTCATagcattatggattgtggaaaccttaTGAATTAGGTATGTGAATTGTTTATTATTCATCATAACTTAAacttaattgaaaataataatttagtttttttttaaatattaatttattttttaatataattttgtaTGCTTAATGATCATTATATGAAGACTAATAAATAAATATAGCAATATATTGCTTTGGTTAAATGTATGAATGGACTTATAAGGAGAGTAGATGtgcaatgtataaataattttattaaaataggAAGAATTGAATTGATAATAAGAGAATTTTGATGTTGCTTTTGGATTAGACCATGTCAAAAAATTGTTAAattatggattgtgaaaatcttATATCATTAATGAGAGAATTATTTAAACATTTCAATAAACAAGGTTaaatacttcataaacatttaATGCTCCATAACTAGAAAAGTAATGATTAGAATTAAATATGTTaacatatattttctcaatatatttTTTTCTTAGAAAATAATTAATGAAGTCGACTATTGCCAGACAATGGCTTCTCATATTAGTCAAAATGTTGACTTAGCTAATCACTATTATTTTTATGTCTTTTGTTTATTATTAACAAGGTTTTAATTGTGCGGTTAGAAATCGGGCTCTTCTTTATCGCATTTTGATTCAACTATTGTTTATCATCATTACGATCACGTGTACCATGAATGAAAGGAACACGCATAGGTTAATTTATCAGGGTATGCAAAATATAACAAAGGAAGCCCAAGCCAGACTTTGGACAAACCTACAACAGTACTAACAAAAATCCCTAAATTTAAGCCAAACACGAAGTGCGCAATTGAACTCTGACTCTTGAAAATCCTTGCATTTATCAAATCCACATAGTAGCGAAGAAGTTATTTGGAAGCATATCAAAATTGCAGCTTTACAAACCCTAGAATTCATTCTACCTGCAAACTCGAAGTGATCTGTAGTTTGGATAATTACAATTGTACAGAAGGATATGCAGTGACCAAAAGTAACAACGCCAACAACCATACCAGAATAAAGATCTATATTCATAAAACCCTAGCCTTTTGCAATAGTGGAGCGAATCTGGCAGAACTACAGTGGTAAAGATCATCTTATTCTTGCCAAGAGCCTTTGTCAAAATTTAGGGCATAACTGAATTCATCATAATGAGATCAGAGTGACTTGCGAGGGTAAATGGATCTGAGCCTGCGAACAAATAATCTCCATTTAAGGTAATATTATAATGATGAATAACTTTGTGCGATCGAAAATGGCCAGTAGAAGGCATTTGGGTTCATGGGTGGATGTGGGATGGGAAGACCCACCTCATGTTCTGCAGTGGGTTTACACAAACAGTAGATGGAAGGACATGGCAGTACAGGTAAACCAGagtggaaataacaaggttttttggccagtttcaaaatactttcaaggcttttTTTGAAACACACGTAGTGTGGCATGGAggaagaataacaatggaaggagattcacttgAGGGCATTTTAATAATGGTATGAATCAAGGGAATTCTGAGAAGAAATTGAAGGTCTTTTcggggaaatggtctttggatctagGCAATCAGCgaacgtttgctagggttgttggcttgccAAATATGGAGACTATGgctagggtttctgtttcttcacagcaggtaggaaataaggtaaatgtgaacctaaaggaagctagtccggaaaaggtaagtaagatacctatTGATCCTATTCTACCGAGGGTTTCTTCATCACAgatttgggctcctatcccttgtatcgatcttCTGGGTTCCCTTGTTGATAAGAAAGTGAATTGTTTGCATATGAATGttatttctggggaaatttggggtgatcaaattagtttgttaaagctttatcataaattgcagaaaagatggggggatatgcattattttcaattattgtctgcgaatgattttattattgtctttgattctccttctttcagagatgaggtattaagaacttcacatcattggtttggaaaacatttaatttcaattatgacatggaaacctttttttgttcctgcttggtctagttcgaaacttattcctttctggtttggtttacctaaaattccttttgaatttatagATCCGGATGTTCTTGAGCAAATtagaaatactattggaacttttttaacatataAAATGGATAATAGtttatttttctggattcgattgtgtgtgttatttttccatctacaactcaacatctttcatatctttggaattcttctcatcctgatgatgaatcatggagtgtgattcgaaacattgatggaaaaataacacacacaatcgaatctagaaaaacaaactattatacaatatggattgtggaaatctcatagcttcgggttcggtctcactatcatctttactgaagacattttctaataatgggggtatagtgatggatggtaatcccccgataaatggagtagatcatccattgactatagattgccctaagatgccaaataatcacataaagggtaaggatgacaatttgtcttcatgcaatcataaggaggttttggattcttcaaagaatgtgaatttagataaaaatgcagtggttgatatggaatctattaaacaggtacctaccataggttttcctaatgatgcttctttagttcaggaaattaagaatttggtgtctaataaatCCCctatgaatgttgaaattaatatggctaatgaatcttccttagggaatagtaatccattAGAGGTTGTCCatgttattatgccagatgagaatctggtaCAACAAGTAAATTATATTTTTAACAGTCATACACAtcagatggatgagggtattactgatagagttgtttgttcaattgagaatgatttggggggtataaactcgacccttccaatttctgcatctgctaatccttttgcggttttggctacaacagagttgggttttgaagataatccaatta is part of the Cryptomeria japonica chromosome 10, Sugi_1.0, whole genome shotgun sequence genome and harbors:
- the LOC131076859 gene encoding linamarin synthase 1-like — encoded protein: MKVILGVLGNSKDQSNSEYDLRINFLSFRVSFKIGLLGTSRMIVCVLHVFYRTVVEDFTFCCINAEDERCLGWLDAQQVGSVIYVSFGRTSLKSNQQQEEIALGLESSQQPFLWVLRMDIAQGKPVVLPHGFLERIGDRGLIVGWAPQVKVLSHASVGAFLTHSGWNSVIENIGFRIPMLGWPYFADQFLNCRFVNDVWKTGMDFKGVDVDEYRLVSREEVENGVRRIMECEEAR
- the LOC131076860 gene encoding 7-deoxyloganetin glucosyltransferase-like, which codes for MAKSLHAVMVPYPAFQGCINPFIHLAHLLSARGFFITFVDTEGSHRRMLDARGHHANHKAPDWFRFLILPDGFAKEDEGRFDSAVLEQHLVASLSENVPPITCIITESFVHCTHQVAVNLRVPRVVFWTFCAAASITQFKAELLLSRGYIPVKLGEAKRPENVITCLPGNLPPLLPTDLISFYRVDNLVKSLVYHSKLQNKGDYVLVNTVEDLEGREAVEALSINGCPAVAVGPLFLPDFLAHRDVVQSGSMFAEDKRCVGWLDAQQVGSVIYVSFGSTSLKSNQQLEEIALGLESSQKPFLWVLRKDIAQGKPVVLPHGFLERIGDRGLIVGWAPQVKVLSHPSIGAFLTHGGWNSVIESISFGIPMLGWPYFADQFVNCRFVKNVWKIGMDFQGVDVDEHRLVSREEVENGVRRIMECEEARQRVLKLKEVTVKAVSPDGSSFLNLNKFIQDITRIAKSVKG